A portion of the Syngnathoides biaculeatus isolate LvHL_M chromosome 7, ASM1980259v1, whole genome shotgun sequence genome contains these proteins:
- the polr2eb gene encoding DNA-directed RNA polymerases I, II, and III subunit RPABC1, producing the protein MDDEEETYRLWKIRKTIMQLCHDRGYLVTQDELDQTLDDFKSQFGDKPSESRPRRTDLTVLVAHNDDPTDQMFVFFPEEPKVGIKTIKMYCQRMQEENITRAIIVVQMGMTPSAKQSLVDMAPKYILEQFLQQELLINITEHELVPEHIVMTKEEVTELLARYKLKESQLPRIQAGDPVARYFGLKRGQVVKIIRPSETAGRYITYRLVQ; encoded by the exons ATGGACGATGAAGAGGAAACATACAGACTGTGGAAAATCCGCAAGACTATCATGCAG CTGTGCCACGACAGAGGCTACCTGGTGACCCAGGACGAGCTGGACCAGACTCTGGACGACTTCAAGAGTCAGTTCGGAGACAAACCCAGCGAGAGTCGACCCAGACGCACGGACCTCACCGTGCTGGTGGCGCACAACGATGACCCCACCGACcagatgtttgttttcttcccgG aggaGCCCAAGGTGGGCATCAAGACCATCAAGATGTACTGTCAGAGGATGCAGGAGGAGAACATCACGCGGGCCATCATTGTAGTCCAAATGGGCATGACACCCTCGGCAAAACAG TCTTTAGTGGACATGGCACCCAAGTATATCCTGGAGCAGTTTCTACAGCAGGAGTTGCTCATCAACATCACAGAacatgag CTTGTGCCAGAACACATCGTGATGACAAAAGAGGAAGTGACAGAGCTTCTGGCCCGATA TAAACTGAAGGAGAGTCAGCTGCCCAGGATCCAGGCCGGAGACCCCGTGGCTCGCTACTTCGGCTTAAAGAGAGGACAG GTTGTGAAGATCATCAGACCGAGTGAGACAGCCGGACGGTACATCACCTACAGGCTGGTGCAGTGA